One window of Paenibacillus sp. FSL K6-3182 genomic DNA carries:
- a CDS encoding extracellular solute-binding protein, which yields MKKWLSVLLVLSFMLAIAACSGNNTNKGTNSPAATNKASNEPAKVEEGSTEGFADGKYTTPITLTTVWGLNQNGSIFKEGESIEDNVHTRLIKERLGIDIKYNWVVTNTNDAYKTKLRLMLSSGEEMPDVVTYRGDMETVNMLIDSGQFMPVGDLVDKYANDTYKAGLDLDPTIWLPISRGADKMALPILDYAYNADHVMWIREDWLTKLNLKAPTTLAEMETVMEAFVKNDPDGDSKADTIGLATGFKNGFANWMTDIGFVFGAYGTMPGQWNQAADGSLAHGSINPAAKDALTKLKEWLDKGYISQDSALLDESTGSELFTKGEAGIIFGPNWLPAWPFPDLLNNVPGAKYKAYPIPAGPDGKIGSAGGNPPANGYVFVNKKAKNPEAILHYYNWFFDNMANPQPGSEFEKGFAEGYDYATLPDGSITADIAKYPDLFPGLKDQTAPPLYYTLTFEGARIPTLYAETHVKLASGAEPVTPYEKQEFNTRLKENTDAMKVVMDQNSIRMKNYYMGPLTETMQSKNELLNKLLNETFSKIVYGQQPVDSFDTMVENWKKSGGEQITKEVNDWYNSVK from the coding sequence ATGAAGAAGTGGCTTTCGGTCTTATTGGTACTATCATTTATGCTCGCAATCGCAGCTTGTTCTGGAAACAACACGAACAAGGGGACTAACAGTCCGGCAGCAACAAACAAAGCGAGCAACGAACCAGCCAAGGTTGAAGAAGGAAGCACTGAAGGCTTTGCGGATGGCAAGTATACGACACCAATTACGTTAACGACAGTTTGGGGTCTTAACCAAAATGGTTCAATCTTCAAAGAAGGCGAGTCCATTGAGGATAATGTTCATACTCGTCTTATCAAAGAAAGACTTGGCATTGACATTAAATACAACTGGGTTGTAACGAATACGAATGATGCATACAAAACAAAGCTTCGCCTTATGCTGTCATCAGGTGAGGAAATGCCGGATGTTGTCACTTACCGCGGAGATATGGAAACGGTTAATATGTTGATCGACTCCGGTCAATTTATGCCGGTAGGCGATTTGGTCGACAAATACGCGAACGATACTTACAAAGCAGGCCTTGATCTTGATCCAACCATCTGGCTGCCAATTAGCCGGGGCGCTGACAAAATGGCGTTGCCTATTCTAGATTATGCCTACAACGCAGATCATGTCATGTGGATTCGTGAGGATTGGCTGACAAAGCTTAACCTTAAGGCTCCAACAACGCTTGCAGAAATGGAAACGGTTATGGAAGCATTCGTTAAGAATGATCCAGACGGAGACAGCAAAGCGGATACAATTGGCCTTGCAACGGGCTTCAAAAATGGTTTCGCTAACTGGATGACTGATATCGGCTTCGTGTTTGGCGCTTATGGCACAATGCCTGGTCAATGGAATCAAGCAGCGGATGGATCTTTGGCGCATGGTTCGATCAATCCGGCAGCTAAAGATGCATTAACAAAATTAAAAGAATGGTTAGACAAAGGCTACATTTCACAAGATTCAGCATTGCTTGATGAATCAACTGGCTCGGAATTGTTTACTAAAGGCGAAGCGGGAATTATTTTTGGACCAAACTGGCTTCCAGCATGGCCTTTCCCAGATCTTCTGAATAATGTTCCTGGCGCAAAATATAAAGCTTATCCAATTCCTGCTGGTCCAGACGGCAAAATTGGCTCCGCAGGCGGCAACCCGCCAGCAAACGGTTATGTATTCGTAAACAAAAAAGCTAAAAATCCTGAAGCTATTTTGCACTACTATAACTGGTTCTTCGATAATATGGCTAACCCGCAGCCGGGCAGCGAGTTTGAGAAGGGTTTCGCAGAAGGATATGATTATGCAACACTTCCAGACGGCTCTATTACTGCGGATATTGCAAAATACCCAGACCTATTCCCTGGTTTGAAGGATCAAACAGCACCACCGCTCTACTACACGCTCACTTTTGAAGGCGCTCGTATTCCTACTCTGTATGCAGAAACGCATGTTAAGCTTGCTAGCGGCGCAGAGCCGGTAACGCCATACGAGAAACAAGAGTTTAATACACGTCTAAAAGAGAATACAGATGCGATGAAAGTGGTTATGGACCAAAATTCGATCCGTATGAAAAACTACTACATGGGTCCTTTGACGGAAACGATGCAAAGTAAAAACGAGCTTCTGAACAAGCTGCTTAATGAAACGTTCAGCAAAATCGTATATGGGCAACAACCGGTAGATTCGTTCGACACAATGGTTGAAAACTGGAAAAAATCAGGCGGCGAACAAATTACAAAAGAAGTTAACGATTGGTACAACAGCGTAAAATAA